In a genomic window of Methanogenium sp. S4BF:
- a CDS encoding methanogenesis marker 8 protein, giving the protein MTQGDEHIIEAAGRARVVVRDGRVVSVGPARIQSCPLAARFTEPVRTFSEDEIRRNIEARIAAFGMCTPDREVVSDDDYVLFGASELLSSALRCGIIDAAVIACDGAGTVIATTPRLIQGIGGKMSGLVSTTPIPAVIERIREHGGIVVSPHDAALSAENGVSTALENGFHAPAVTTASADEAVSIRRAYPFAFIVAVHTTGTNKEDAEKFAASCDLIFPCASRAMYEIAGKQALLQGGKAVPIFAMTAAGKNVVLAKIANSDTPVVIAGHALPYSEGKEPSPLQ; this is encoded by the coding sequence ATGACTCAGGGCGATGAGCATATTATTGAGGCGGCAGGGCGTGCACGGGTTGTTGTCAGGGATGGACGGGTGGTATCGGTCGGGCCCGCCCGTATTCAGTCCTGCCCGCTTGCGGCACGGTTCACCGAGCCGGTCCGAACGTTTAGCGAAGATGAAATACGGCGCAATATTGAGGCACGCATCGCTGCATTCGGCATGTGCACTCCTGACCGCGAGGTGGTGTCGGATGATGACTATGTGCTTTTTGGTGCATCAGAACTTCTCTCATCTGCTCTTCGCTGCGGCATCATCGATGCGGCGGTGATTGCCTGCGACGGGGCGGGGACGGTCATTGCCACCACGCCCCGTCTTATTCAGGGCATCGGGGGAAAGATGTCGGGGCTGGTCTCAACCACGCCGATTCCTGCGGTTATTGAGCGTATTCGTGAACACGGGGGCATCGTGGTGTCTCCTCATGATGCCGCGCTCAGTGCGGAAAACGGGGTCAGTACAGCGTTGGAGAACGGGTTCCATGCACCTGCTGTGACAACCGCCTCTGCAGATGAGGCGGTCTCGATCCGCAGGGCATATCCTTTTGCCTTCATCGTGGCGGTGCATACCACCGGCACAAACAAGGAGGACGCAGAGAAATTTGCCGCATCATGTGACCTGATATTCCCGTGTGCGTCCCGTGCGATGTATGAGATTGCCGGAAAACAGGCCCTTTTGCAGGGAGGGAAGGCAGTCCCGATATTTGCCATGACAGCGGCGGGAAAAAATGTGGTGCTTGCAAAGATAGCAAATTCCGATACGCCGGTGGTGATTGCCGGGCATGCCCTCCCCTATTCTGAAGGAAAGGAACCCTCTCCCCTTCAATAA
- a CDS encoding HAD family hydrolase has product MADTVTGTIPEYVLFDMDNTLYDFYFAKTRSCEAVADLVGCGEGMELFRYFMSGTHGFEHHNNIRDFMGDRGIFEPHLYEEACAVYEEVKLASLALYPGVEETLRLLADAGVSMAIVTDAESPQAEKRLAATRVRDYFAGVMTPDQSGVRKPKPEMFHAAAAILKCSVHEAWLVGDSPKREIEPGNLLGMTTVYAKYGDWIGIPYPRIRPHYTLQSFSDLQDIMHLKK; this is encoded by the coding sequence ATGGCAGATACAGTGACGGGAACAATACCGGAATACGTCCTCTTTGATATGGATAACACGCTCTATGATTTTTATTTTGCCAAAACACGGTCGTGTGAGGCGGTCGCAGATCTCGTGGGCTGCGGAGAGGGAATGGAGCTCTTCCGCTATTTTATGAGTGGGACCCACGGGTTTGAGCACCACAACAATATTCGTGATTTCATGGGCGACCGCGGGATATTTGAGCCCCACCTCTATGAAGAGGCATGCGCAGTATATGAAGAGGTGAAACTGGCATCGCTGGCCCTTTATCCGGGAGTGGAGGAAACACTCCGGCTTCTTGCGGATGCCGGGGTTTCCATGGCGATTGTCACGGATGCAGAGAGTCCACAGGCCGAAAAACGGCTCGCTGCAACCAGGGTAAGGGATTACTTTGCAGGCGTCATGACGCCGGATCAGTCAGGAGTCAGAAAACCAAAGCCTGAGATGTTTCATGCGGCGGCAGCCATTCTGAAGTGCAGTGTCCATGAGGCATGGCTCGTCGGCGACAGCCCGAAGCGCGAGATTGAGCCGGGGAATCTCTTGGGCATGACAACAGTCTATGCGAAATACGGCGACTGGATTGGCATTCCCTATCCCCGGATACGGCCGCACTATACCCTGCAGTCATTCAGTGACCTGCAGGACATAATGCACCTGAAAAAATAA
- a CDS encoding TspO/MBR family protein produces MTQEKFQIRNPLLLIGCVILTNLAGFVGSFFTATGAGSWYADVLVKPWFVPPNAVFPIAWTTIFILMGISLYLILMEGTGRAEVRVALGLFCCQLGLNILWSYLFFTLQSPFLGFIEIIILWLFILAVTVSFYRINKTAGYLFIPYLAWVSFATILTGTIYLLN; encoded by the coding sequence ATGACGCAGGAGAAATTTCAGATTAGAAATCCGCTGCTCCTCATTGGGTGTGTGATTCTAACCAATCTCGCAGGATTCGTCGGTTCGTTTTTTACGGCCACGGGAGCGGGGTCATGGTATGCGGACGTGCTGGTAAAACCATGGTTCGTCCCGCCGAATGCGGTTTTTCCCATCGCATGGACGACCATTTTTATTCTGATGGGTATTTCCCTGTATCTCATACTCATGGAGGGGACCGGCCGTGCCGAAGTCCGTGTTGCTCTGGGTCTCTTCTGCTGTCAGCTCGGTCTTAATATTCTCTGGTCATATCTGTTTTTCACGCTGCAGAGTCCATTTTTAGGGTTCATTGAAATAATCATACTCTGGCTTTTCATCCTTGCAGTGACGGTCAGCTTCTACCGCATCAATAAAACAGCAGGATATCTCTTCATCCCATATCTCGCCTGGGTATCGTTTGCCACGATATTGACGGGCACGATATATCTGCTGAATTAG